The stretch of DNA GACTTCTTTGTTAATCTGCTCGATATGGACACGGTGTGGAAGGCAACCATGGAAGACGAAAACTTGTTTGAGGGGCGTGACCGCAGAACAGGCGAACTCAAGTGGACAGCTACCCGCGTGGACCTTGTTTTTGGTTCGAACTCGCAGCTTCGGGCTCTAGCTGAAGTCTATGCATGCGAGGACTCCAAGGAGAAGTTCCTGCAGGATTTCGTTGCGACCTGGACCAAAATTATGAACCTTGACCGCTTCGACCTCGCATGGTCCTAATCTGGCGGCTGCGGTAATGCACAAACTGACCACGACTAAACGCTAAGTCAACATTAGCGCGAAAACAAAAAGCAGGTTTGGGCTAAAAACCCATTTTTTACTCGGGAGATAACTACGCCGATTTTTGTGGCTATGAACTCCTAGCCTGCGGTTTGAATGCCGACGCAACTTTGCCCTGCAAGTCCCGCTTTCTTGGCACGGCTTGCACAGGTTTCTTGTCTTCACTGATGCCAAAGCTCAGTTTATCGGCTCTTAAAATCGGCACTAACCCTAAAAAACAAAAAAGAAACGATTGGGGATAAAAACCCTGTGCTTCTTAGTAGGTTCCGACGCCTATCCGCGTCATCAGGTACTCGTAGCCTGCACCCTTAAACGCGCCCACGATTTTGCCTGCCACTTCTTTGCCGCCGGTCAAAGCTACCATGCAGCCGCCGCCTCCGCCGCCCGTCAGCTTTGCGCCGAATGCACCCTGCTTGCGCGCCATATCAACGAGGAGGTCGAGTTCTTTGCTGGAAACGCCGATTTCCTGAAGGATACGGTGGTTTTCGTTCATGAGGTCACCGACTTTTTTTAGGTCGCCCAATTCAAGGGCTTTGCGTCCCGCGACTGCTAAGCTTTCTGCCTGCTTAAAGAGCGGATCATATTTTTTAGGGTCTTTCTTTCTGCGCTCAGCAACGCCTTCAACCATGGCTTTGGTATTGGCGACTTTGCCGGTGCTGCCAATGACGATTTCGATTGGGCGCTTTATGTGGATTTTGTCGACTAGGTCTTGTCCGCCGGCGGGGTTTTTCTTGAACCACATTAAGCCGCCGTAGGTGGCTGCGGTGTTGTCGATGCCGCTGGGGTTGCCCGCGTAGGCTTTTTCGCCTTCGTAGGCGACGGCGTTGATTTTTTCGTTGGAGAGGTTAAGGTTGAGTTCTTGGCTGATGGCGCGTGCGATGGCGACGCTGGATGCTGCAGAAGCGCCCAGGCCGCTGAAGCCCGGCAGTGACCCCCCTATCCAGATGTCAAAGGGCATCTTGGGGTCTAAATTCATGGCTGCCAGCATGCGTTCGATGGATTCGATTTGCTGGAGCCGCTTCTCTTCGCTGTAGCCCTTAGCGGTTTTCCGCTCGTCTTTAATGACCAGTTTAGCTGCTTTTTTGACTTCGGCATCTGTTGAGGAGTCGATAGCTGAGACTACGCCGGGGATGCCGTGCACGACGAAGTGTTCGCCAAAGAGGATGACTTTTCCGTAACCGGAACCTGTACCCATACATGTAACACCTAACTGGAAGCTAACGCTAGCCTAAATAAAAAACATTCTTCGGCTTCCCCAAGCCTATGCCTGCACTGACGCGGAAAAAATGCTGCCTTGATAGAGGAATTTTCGGTTTTGACAAGGCAGATTTATAATCCGAAACCCCGCAGTTAGGGGGGATGCACCTTGGCGGTTACTGAAGAGTCCTGGCATGCGCTCGAAGCAAAAGACGCGTTAACTAAACTTGAATCAAGCAAAACAGGGTTAACTTCCACTGAAGCAGCAAAGCGGCTACAGAAGTATGGTCCCAACCAGCTGATTACAGCCAAAAAAACCTCGCCCATCAAAATCTTCCTTGCCCAATTCAAAAGCGTCCTCATCTTAATCCTCATCGCGGCGGCGCTGGTCTCTTTCGCTACCGGTCACCAATTCGACGCCGCAATAATCCTTATCATCGTGGTTATTTCTTCGGCGCTGGGTTTTGTTCAGGAGTACCGTGCGGAGAGAGCTCTTGAAGCGTTAACCAGAATGCTGGTGCCGATCGCATCCGTCATACGGGATGGGCATGAACTACAGGTGCCCGCCAAGGACATTGTACCCGGCGACATCTTAGCCCTCAAAGAAGGCGAAAAAGTCGCAGCAGACGCCCGCCTAATAGAAATCAACAACCTCCACGTCAACGAGGCGCCACTGACAGGCGAATCCATCCCCGTTGGGAAAGAACTGCAAGCCGTCGCCGAGAACGCCGCTATACTGGATAAGAAAAACATGGTGTTCTCCGGAACAGAAGTGACCTGCGGCAAAGGCAAAGCCCTAGTTGTTGCCTCCGGGATGAATACGGAATTCGGCAAAATAGCCGGGCAAGTTGCCTCTGTTGAGAAGAAGGAGACGCCGCTGGAGAAACGCACCAAAGAAATCGGCAAATGGCTAGGCGCCGCTGCCCTAATCGTCAGCATCAGCGTTATAATCCTTGGGGTTCTACGGGGTCTTGACCTGCTTGAGATGTTCCTCTTCGGCATAGCCCTTGCAGTCGCCGCGGTGCCTGAGGCGTTGCCCGCGATTGTCACAGGCAGCTTAGCTGTGGGCATGTACAAGATGGCTAAAAAGAACGCGTTGGTCCGCAAGATGCCTGCGGTGGAAACTTTGGGGTCAACAACAGTTATCTGCACAGACAAAACAGGCACCTTAACCAAGGGAGAAATGACCGTACGCAAAATCTACGCGGATGGCCAGACGTTTGATGTGTCAGGGGTTGGCTATTCACCGCAGGGCAAAATAGAAGCTGACCAAAAAGCGCTTGAAAGCAAATGCTTCTCGCTATTAATGAAGGGCGCCGCGTTATGTAACGATGCGGAAGTAGTTTTAGAAGACAACAAATGGGTGGTTAAAGGCGACCCCACTGAAGGCGCGCTTGTCGTAGCCACCCTTAAAGCAGGCATCAAACATCAGGAACTCCGCAGCGCCTACCAGCGAATCAACGAATTTCCCTTCTCCTCCGACAGAAAACGCATGACCACCATCCATGCCCAAGAGAGCGAAGACCAAAAAACAATCTTCATGAAGGGCGCCCCAGAAATCATTCTACGCTACTGCACAGCCATCTGCAGAGGCAACAAAACCGAGTCGCTTACAGAGAACCAACTTAAAGAAATTCTTAAACAAAACGAGAAAATGGCATCCGACGGACTCCGCGTCCTGGGTATAGCCTACAAAGAAAAAGCCGCAGACCCATCACACTTCAAAGAGGAAACATCTGAAAGCGAATTGGTATTCTTGGGCTTGGTGGGCATGATGGATCCGCCACGCAAAGAAGTCATGGATGCAGTGAAGCTTTGCCGCAAAATCAAGATTAAACCCGTCATGATTACAGGCGACCACAAACTCACCGCCTTAGCAGTCGCCAAGGAACTCGGCATCTACCGGGAAGGCGACGAAGTCCTCACAGGCGAGGAACTGGAGCGGATGTCTCAGGAGGAATTAGAGGCAAAAGTCCGCAAAGTATCCGTCTATGCCAGAGTGTCCCCGCTCCATAAACTGAAAATCGTTGAGGCATGGAAAAAGCTGGGCGAAATAGTGGCGATGACCGGCGACGGCGTCAACGATGCCCCCGCACTCAAGAAAGCCGACATAGGCGTAGCTATGGGTATAACAGGAACCGAAGTGACCAAGGAATCCGCGGACCTTGTGTTGGCAGATGATAACTTTGCAACTATAGTTAACGCGGTTGAGATGGGACGCTGGACATACGATAACATAAAGAAATACCTCACATACCTGCTTCAGGCAAACCTAGTTGAGATAATCATCCTATCCTTTGCGGTTCTAGCCGGGTTCCCGCTGCCGCTTATCCCGGTGCAAATCCTCTACATCAACCTCGCCACCGACGGGTTACCCGCGATTGCGCTGGGTCTAAGTCCCCCTGAACCAGACATCATGAAGCGTCCGCCACGCAGCCCCAAAGAAACCATCTTCACCAAAGACGTCAAAGTGTTCCTGCTACGGGCAATACTCATAGAGGTGCCGCTGCTAATCTGGGTCTTTACCAGCGCGCTGCCTCTGGGCGAAGAAATAGCCCGAACCAGACTGTTCTTGGTTCTGGTTTTCTTTGAACTGGTCTTGGCTCTAAGCTGCCGCTCGCTTAAATACAACATAACTAAGGCTCCGCCTCATAAGCTACTGGTGGGCACGGTCATCTGGGAAATCGGTTTGATAGCCTTAATCCTTAATGTACCGTTCCTGCGGGAAAGCTTCGGCTTAGCGCCAATCGGCATATATGAGGTGGCGCTGATAGCTGGTTTATCCGGGTTGGTGCTGTTCACCATAGAGTTAACAAAGTGGATTATGCACCGCAGAGACGAAAAGTTCGAGGATAATACGGCCCCGTTAAGCACCCTTGCAAGCTGATAAAGGACAAATCCACAAGGGCAGGTCTAGGCGGGGTTCCATCGGGCGCCTGAAGGGTTAGCGTTCAGTGAGAGTGTGTGCCAGTTGGAGCCAAGGACGATAACCTGCCCTTGGAATTCACCCCTTCTTTATTCTATGGAACCAAACTTCGGCTTTAGTAACGGCTAAATACAACAAAGCCTAATTCCGTTGATACTTAACGTGGCGAAATCAATGAAAGACGTGCCTGAAATAGTCACCGAGTTAATCAAAGCCTCCAAGAAGCATGAGCAGTACCGCGACAAAGAATGCATAAACATGATTGCAAGCGAGGGCATCAAGTCCCCTGCGGTCTGCCAGATGCTGGATATGAGCCACGACCTCGCAACCCGCTACGCGGAAGGCGAAAACGACGCCGAGGGCCATGTCAAGAAGCGGTACTATCAGGGCCAAAAGTACATGAGCCAAATCGAGGACCTCGCATGCGACGCCGTTAAAAGCCTCTTTGGCGCTTCATGGGCAGATGTCCGATTAATATCTGGCACCCACGCCAACACAGCCACCTTCAAAGGCTTATCACTTGCATCCAAAAACAACAAGATGGTCGTTACGCCTCTGAGCTGTGGCGCACACATAAGCCACGACTACACTGGTTTGGCGGGCAGCATCCTTGGCATAGACAACATCAACCACGTCTATGACATAAACGAGTTTAACATTGACCCAGACAAATCCGCATATGTCATACGGGCTGCTAAACCCGGCATCGTCACCTTCGGCGGCAGTCTCTTCCTCTTCCCTCACCCCATCAAGGAACTCCGGGCGGTCTGCGACGAAGTCGGCGCATACGTTGCCTACGACGCAGCCCACGTTTTGGGCTTGATTGCAGGCGGCCAATTCCAAGACCCGCTGCGGGAAGGCGCAGACTTCATCACCAGTTCAACCCATAAAACCTTCCCCGGCCCCCAGGGTGGCGTCATAATGGGCAACCCCGACACCCCCTCCAAGGAGAAGGCGGTTAGGAAAATCCAGCATGCAGTCTTTCCGCTAACGGCATCCAGCACCCACCTCGGCAGATTACCCGCCTTAGGCATCGCGTGTCTTGAAATGCGGCTTTTCGGCAAAGAACTCGCCTCACAAATCGTTCGCAACGCCCAGACCGCGGGGCAGTACCTCTACGAGAACGGCGTCAAAGTCATAGCTGAACATAAAGGCTTCACCCGCAGCCACCAAATCGCGCTGGACGTGCGGAGCTTTGGCGGCGGTAACAAAATCGCTCAGGACCTCGAAGACGCCAACATAATCATCAACAAGAACCTGCTGCCCTACGATAACCAAGCCAGCAAAGAGGACCCCTCGGGCTTGCGTGTGGGTTTCCAAGACATCACCCGACGTGGCTTCGGGGAAGGCGACGTTAAGCACCTCTGCGACTTGATGCTCGACATCGTCAAGGGCAAACGGACCCCCGCCCAGGTAAAAGTTGATGTGCTGGCGCTCAAATCGGAGTTCTGCGGCGTCAAATATGGCTTCCAAACCGTCGAGGAAGCCCTCCGATACGTCAAAGCATAGTTTTCCTTGCCTATTTTGGGTTGATTGCCCAAGTTTTCCCTATAACCTCAGGGTACCTGCTGAATCAGCCTATCCGAACCCGCCGCTAACCGAAAAACGACTCTAACTTTGAGGTCTCCGCCTTCTTAAGCGCCAAAGCGCAGTCCTTGGGATCCAGCGCCTTAAACTCCAACCCCATCGAAACCAAAAGCCGCTGCACGTCCTTGCCTAGGCTAGGCGCAACCAGCACTGCGCGGACGGGGCGATTCACCTTGGATTTTATGGGTTCAATGTATTTTGCCAGCTGCAGCACGGCGTCTTTGGAGGCTACGCGCCGCTTGACTTCGATGACGACGAGGTTGCCGTCTTTGTCCTCGCCGAATATGTCAACGAAGCCGGGCTGCACCTTTTTTTCCCAGCTTATGGGCTTGAAACCTTCCTCGAAAAGCTGCGGTTTAACCAGTATGGCTCGGTGCATGTCATCTTCGCTGGCATGGAGCAGAAACGCCCCGGAATCCGCCAGCGCCAACGAGGAAACCATCAGAACAGAAGAGAAGATTACCCGCAGGTTCTCCCGGGGCTTTGTGCGTACACCATGGACCTCGAGTTTGTCGTCTTTAACTTCAACGTGGAAGACGCTGCCTGCAGG from Candidatus Bathyarchaeota archaeon encodes:
- the mvk gene encoding mevalonate kinase yields the protein MGTGSGYGKVILFGEHFVVHGIPGVVSAIDSSTDAEVKKAAKLVIKDERKTAKGYSEEKRLQQIESIERMLAAMNLDPKMPFDIWIGGSLPGFSGLGASAASSVAIARAISQELNLNLSNEKINAVAYEGEKAYAGNPSGIDNTAATYGGLMWFKKNPAGGQDLVDKIHIKRPIEIVIGSTGKVANTKAMVEGVAERRKKDPKKYDPLFKQAESLAVAGRKALELGDLKKVGDLMNENHRILQEIGVSSKELDLLVDMARKQGAFGAKLTGGGGGGCMVALTGGKEVAGKIVGAFKGAGYEYLMTRIGVGTY
- a CDS encoding cation-translocating P-type ATPase, giving the protein MAVTEESWHALEAKDALTKLESSKTGLTSTEAAKRLQKYGPNQLITAKKTSPIKIFLAQFKSVLILILIAAALVSFATGHQFDAAIILIIVVISSALGFVQEYRAERALEALTRMLVPIASVIRDGHELQVPAKDIVPGDILALKEGEKVAADARLIEINNLHVNEAPLTGESIPVGKELQAVAENAAILDKKNMVFSGTEVTCGKGKALVVASGMNTEFGKIAGQVASVEKKETPLEKRTKEIGKWLGAAALIVSISVIILGVLRGLDLLEMFLFGIALAVAAVPEALPAIVTGSLAVGMYKMAKKNALVRKMPAVETLGSTTVICTDKTGTLTKGEMTVRKIYADGQTFDVSGVGYSPQGKIEADQKALESKCFSLLMKGAALCNDAEVVLEDNKWVVKGDPTEGALVVATLKAGIKHQELRSAYQRINEFPFSSDRKRMTTIHAQESEDQKTIFMKGAPEIILRYCTAICRGNKTESLTENQLKEILKQNEKMASDGLRVLGIAYKEKAADPSHFKEETSESELVFLGLVGMMDPPRKEVMDAVKLCRKIKIKPVMITGDHKLTALAVAKELGIYREGDEVLTGEELERMSQEELEAKVRKVSVYARVSPLHKLKIVEAWKKLGEIVAMTGDGVNDAPALKKADIGVAMGITGTEVTKESADLVLADDNFATIVNAVEMGRWTYDNIKKYLTYLLQANLVEIIILSFAVLAGFPLPLIPVQILYINLATDGLPAIALGLSPPEPDIMKRPPRSPKETIFTKDVKVFLLRAILIEVPLLIWVFTSALPLGEEIARTRLFLVLVFFELVLALSCRSLKYNITKAPPHKLLVGTVIWEIGLIALILNVPFLRESFGLAPIGIYEVALIAGLSGLVLFTIELTKWIMHRRDEKFEDNTAPLSTLAS
- a CDS encoding serine hydroxymethyltransferase, with amino-acid sequence MKDVPEIVTELIKASKKHEQYRDKECINMIASEGIKSPAVCQMLDMSHDLATRYAEGENDAEGHVKKRYYQGQKYMSQIEDLACDAVKSLFGASWADVRLISGTHANTATFKGLSLASKNNKMVVTPLSCGAHISHDYTGLAGSILGIDNINHVYDINEFNIDPDKSAYVIRAAKPGIVTFGGSLFLFPHPIKELRAVCDEVGAYVAYDAAHVLGLIAGGQFQDPLREGADFITSSTHKTFPGPQGGVIMGNPDTPSKEKAVRKIQHAVFPLTASSTHLGRLPALGIACLEMRLFGKELASQIVRNAQTAGQYLYENGVKVIAEHKGFTRSHQIALDVRSFGGGNKIAQDLEDANIIINKNLLPYDNQASKEDPSGLRVGFQDITRRGFGEGDVKHLCDLMLDIVKGKRTPAQVKVDVLALKSEFCGVKYGFQTVEEALRYVKA
- the nucS gene encoding endonuclease NucS, which encodes MQAPNSNSKISVLKEPTLAEAAILIEKAFAQRRTLLVAGNCHVHYNGRASSTLEYGERLLFVKSDGAVLVHRPVGYEPVNWQPAGSVFHVEVKDDKLEVHGVRTKPRENLRVIFSSVLMVSSLALADSGAFLLHASEDDMHRAILVKPQLFEEGFKPISWEKKVQPGFVDIFGEDKDGNLVVIEVKRRVASKDAVLQLAKYIEPIKSKVNRPVRAVLVAPSLGKDVQRLLVSMGLEFKALDPKDCALALKKAETSKLESFFG